One Bacillota bacterium genomic region harbors:
- a CDS encoding glycoside hydrolase family 31 protein, giving the protein MVLILRKKLLLAAQRLLTTKIPPQQGLALRNNHIEYAGRDHVILKNKYGKIVSGPFNRGIFKVYIRGAHNKAPLLEHDSLTIDLSNKDRYGWKMRETKDTVEFTYALTNGLKARLSVDAAKGTLSFLIGSDLVMAEPLSPQVTRDWLLVKKHVLWPGGVKVFGLGENTPPMNKAGQTIIMWNTFPLVYKQGVTPLYQSWPVVIFQLTDGPAIGLVFDNPNYSVFKFSADGKRMKYSVRDSEISYFVLLGPTMPELMRQLTSLTGALPPMPKWALGYQQSRWSYTPSSRVREIAAEFRKRDIPCDTIYLDIDYMDRYKCFTWGEAFSDYLELIRELHGSGFKLVAILDPGLKTEPGYAPYETGVEKGMFVLDPGGGYVKRNVWAGPSCFPDFVNPLVREWWGGMVEEFVKSGVDGIWCDMNEPSTFDLRRTLPPYAIHKASETRRLPHRQVHNAYGYLMSKATYEGLFRTTRLPYVITRSTYLGGQKYAVTWTGDNGSDWEHFRAGIPMILNLSLSGQPVVGPDIGGYHGTPSPELYERWILQGALYPHSRTHARRNTGDREPWTFGPEVEKSARKAIKLRYRLIPYLYSLLYEAAYNGQPVMRPIFYHAPVSLTLNHQEFYETEFLLGPHLLVAPLMDPAPTRTCCFPPGRWYSWWCRKEHEGGEVYETVAEEDTDLPLFIGENAVIPVYPDPPSYIPDRSLDSLEIIITLKDRAQGTVVEYYDRESLLAYEVRAGTGTGRIEWEIRLKRFGRTPAGYRPPKTLHIRLNHPIRKLRLDSWYSHSLAPDPINEMWTMVTINKPTFPLKGRFIL; this is encoded by the coding sequence ATGGTATTAATCCTACGGAAGAAGCTGCTTTTAGCCGCTCAAAGATTACTGACCACCAAAATACCGCCACAACAAGGCCTTGCACTCAGGAACAACCATATCGAATACGCCGGGCGGGACCATGTAATCCTTAAAAACAAATACGGAAAAATCGTTTCCGGTCCCTTCAACCGCGGCATATTTAAGGTCTATATCAGGGGTGCGCATAATAAGGCGCCCTTATTGGAGCATGATTCCTTGACGATTGATCTCTCAAACAAGGACCGTTACGGATGGAAGATGCGCGAAACAAAGGACACCGTGGAATTCACATATGCGCTAACAAACGGCTTGAAAGCCCGTTTGTCGGTTGACGCAGCGAAAGGAACCCTTTCCTTCCTGATCGGTTCGGATTTGGTCATGGCCGAGCCGTTGTCTCCCCAAGTCACCAGGGATTGGCTTCTGGTAAAGAAACATGTTTTATGGCCCGGCGGCGTAAAAGTGTTCGGACTGGGTGAGAATACCCCGCCCATGAACAAAGCCGGTCAAACCATTATCATGTGGAATACTTTTCCGTTGGTCTATAAACAAGGGGTTACCCCGTTATACCAGTCCTGGCCGGTGGTCATATTCCAGTTAACCGACGGACCCGCGATCGGGCTGGTTTTCGACAACCCTAATTACTCCGTGTTTAAGTTTTCGGCGGACGGCAAGAGAATGAAGTATTCCGTCAGAGACAGTGAAATAAGTTACTTCGTCTTGCTGGGGCCGACCATGCCGGAACTGATGCGCCAGTTGACCTCCTTGACCGGCGCGCTGCCTCCTATGCCGAAATGGGCCCTGGGCTATCAGCAGAGCCGCTGGAGTTACACCCCCTCCTCCCGCGTCAGGGAAATCGCGGCGGAGTTCAGAAAAAGGGACATTCCCTGCGATACCATTTACCTCGATATCGACTATATGGACCGGTACAAATGTTTCACGTGGGGAGAAGCCTTCAGCGATTACCTTGAACTGATACGGGAACTGCACGGAAGCGGATTCAAACTGGTCGCCATCCTGGACCCCGGCCTGAAGACCGAGCCCGGTTACGCCCCTTACGAAACGGGCGTCGAAAAGGGGATGTTCGTCCTTGATCCCGGTGGGGGTTATGTGAAAAGAAACGTCTGGGCCGGCCCGAGTTGTTTTCCCGATTTTGTCAACCCCTTGGTTAGAGAGTGGTGGGGGGGAATGGTGGAGGAATTCGTAAAATCCGGAGTGGACGGTATATGGTGCGATATGAACGAGCCTTCCACCTTTGATTTGCGCCGCACGCTTCCCCCGTATGCGATCCATAAGGCGTCCGAAACAAGAAGGCTGCCTCACCGGCAGGTGCATAACGCATACGGCTACCTGATGTCGAAGGCCACCTACGAAGGACTCTTTAGAACCACCCGCTTGCCCTATGTCATTACAAGATCGACCTATTTAGGGGGGCAAAAGTATGCGGTGACATGGACGGGAGACAACGGCAGCGACTGGGAGCATTTCCGGGCGGGCATCCCGATGATCCTGAACCTGAGTCTTTCCGGCCAGCCGGTTGTGGGGCCGGACATCGGCGGTTACCACGGAACGCCGTCGCCGGAACTCTATGAGCGATGGATTCTCCAGGGCGCCTTGTATCCTCACAGCCGGACCCACGCGAGGAGGAATACCGGCGACCGCGAGCCGTGGACGTTCGGCCCGGAAGTGGAAAAAAGCGCCCGCAAGGCCATTAAACTGCGGTACCGGCTTATTCCCTACCTGTATTCCCTTCTCTACGAAGCCGCGTACAACGGCCAGCCCGTGATGAGGCCGATTTTTTACCACGCCCCTGTAAGCCTGACGCTGAACCATCAGGAATTTTATGAAACCGAGTTTTTACTCGGGCCCCATCTTCTGGTTGCTCCCTTGATGGACCCGGCGCCGACCCGGACCTGCTGTTTCCCCCCGGGCAGATGGTACTCGTGGTGGTGCCGCAAGGAGCATGAAGGGGGGGAGGTATATGAAACGGTTGCGGAGGAAGACACCGATCTGCCCCTGTTTATCGGCGAAAATGCAGTCATACCGGTTTACCCGGACCCGCCCTCTTATATACCCGATCGGTCCTTGGACTCCCTTGAAATAATCATCACCCTGAAGGATAGGGCCCAAGGAACGGTTGTGGAGTATTATGACCGTGAATCGCTTCTTGCCTATGAGGTTCGGGCGGGAACGGGCACAGGGCGCATAGAGTGGGAAATCCGTTTAAAACGGTTTGGGAGAACGCCTGCGGGATACCGGCCTCCCAAAACCCTGCATATCCGCTTGAACCACCCGATACGAAAATTAAGGCTTGATTCGTGGTATAGCCATTCCTTGGCGCCCGATCCCATAAATGAAATGTGGACGATGGTTACCATAAATAAACCGACGTTTCCTTTGAAAGGAAGGTTTATTCTTTAA